Part of the Petrotoga olearia DSM 13574 genome, AAGTATTCTGAGACTGCTAATGCGGTTAGAGGAACTCTGAACCTTGCCCCAGGGGGTTCGTTCATCTGACCGAACACCAACGCTGTGCTATCAATAACCCCTGTCTCTTGCATCTCCAGCCAAAGATCGTTACCTTCCCTGGTTCTTTCACCTACACCTGCAAATACAGAGATTCCTTGGTGCTCTTTAACGATATTTCTTATAAGTTCCATAACAAGAACCGTCTTACCAACCCCAGCTCCACCAAAGAATCCAATTTTCCCGCCTCTTGGGAACGGAGCCAAAAGATCTATACATTTAATACCCGTCTCTAAAATCTCAATTGATGTATCTTGTTCATTCAATGATGGAGGGTCCCTGTGAATTGACCAGTACTCTTCTCCTTTAACCTCTCCTTTCTCATCGATAGGTTTACCTAAAAGATTTATCATCCTTCCCAATGTAGCTTCCCCGACAGGAACTTTTATGGGCTCTTGCGTGTTGATAACCTCTTGACCTCTTTTTATACCATCCGTAGAATCCATTGCAACACATCTAGCTGTATCGTCTCCGATTAATTGCTCAACTTCAAGAACCAATTCTTCGCCTGAGTACTCGTTTTTTACTTTTAAAGCATCGTAAACGTTAGGCAGTTGGCCTTCGGGGAATTTCACATCGACGACAGGTCCAATGACAGATATTATTTTACCTTTTTGATCTTGCATCGAATTACCTCCTATTGCATATTCGCCCCATTAACAATCTCTATTAATTCTTGGGTAATAGAGGCTTGCCTTTGCTTGTTGTATTCAAGGTTCAACTCTTCTATTAAATCATGTGCATTATCCGTGGCGTTTTTCATTGCGTTCTGTCGAGCATGAAGTTCACTCAACTTGGTTTCAAATAAAAATAAATACATTTTAGAGAGAAGATACTGATATGCAGCATCCTCAAACACTTTCTCTTCTTCTGGTTCGTATTCGTATCTCGCATCTATTTCAAATTTATCTTTTGTTATCGGAAGTAGATCATAAGTCTTCGGTAACTGTATCAAGGCGTTTTTTAATTCTCCATACACAACCTTCACTTTACTAATGCCTTTGTTTCCCATAATTTGGAAAATAATTTCCAGCAAATATTCAGCATGATCAACCTTTGGGATATCGAATAGGCTTATCTCTTTTTCCAAGACTGTTTCACTCTTTAAACCTGAATACCCTTTAGCACCCAAAACAAAGTATCCTTTAAAATCTTCTAACTTAGATTTTGCCATTAAAGCTTCTCTTGTTAAATCAGAGGGAAAAGAGCCTGCTAATCCCATGTCTGGGGTGATTACAAAAACTAAGGACCCTTCACCATTTTGTGTGTAAAAGTTTTCTTCAATAAAAGGGACTTTTTTCAAGATCCTTTCCGCGTAGTTAGAATAATCTTTTACACCTTTCCATTGCCTTTGTATTTTGTTGAGCCTTGCAGCAGCCACCATCTGCATAGCTCTTGTTATTTGCATTGTAGATTCCGTAGAGGCGATCCTTCTTTTAATGGCTCTTAAATTACCGCGGCTCAATTAAAATCACCACACTCATTTAAATACATTCAAAAATTTTGAAATTGCTTCATTCAATTCTTTCTTTATTTCATCCGTTATGTCTTTATTTTCTTTTATCTTATTTAAACTCTCAATATAATTTTCTCTAAGATATGTCAAAAATTGTCTTTCAAAATCACCTATCCTATCCGTAGGGATTTGATCGAGATAACCTTCATTAGCAGCGTAAATAACAGCAACTTGTTCCTCTATCTCCATCGGTGAATATTGTGGTTGCTTCATCAATTCAGTAAGTTTCTCACCTTTTGTTAACTGTTTCTTAGTTGATTCATCAAGATCCGCAGAGAACTGAGTGAAAGACTCCAACTCTCTGTACTGAGCTAAATCTAATTTTAAAGATCCTGCTACCTTTTTCATCGCCTTAGTTTGTGCAGCTCCACCAACCCTTGAAACAGATAAACCTATGTTAACAGCAGGCCTTATCCCTGCATTAAACAAGCCTGTTTCTAGATAGATCTGACCATCCGTTATAGAAATAACGTTGGTGGGGATATAAGCTGAAATATCGTTCGCCTGTGTTTCAATTATTGGCAAAGCTGTCAAAGAACCATTCCCGTGCTTTTCGTTCAATCTAGACGCTCTTTCCAACAATCTTGAATGCAAATAAAAAATATCACCAGGATACGCTTCCCTTCCAGGTGGTCTTCTAAGTAACAGCGATATTTCTCTGTAAGCAGCGGCATGTTTGGTTAAATCGTCGTATATTACCAACGCATCCTTACCGTTAAACATAAAATATTCTCCAATTGCAGCACCGGCGTAAGGGGCTATATACTGTAAAGAGGCAGGATCTGAAGCATCTGCCGCAACCACTACAGTATAATCCATTGCACCGTACTTTTCTAAATTATCGATCGTTCTTGCCAAAGACGAGGACTTTTGTCCAATCGAAACATAAATACAAAAAACATCTTTACCTTTCTGATTTATAATTGTATCTATAGCTATAGCGGTTTTACCAGTTTGTCTATCTCCGATTATAAGTTCTCTTTGACCTCTTCCTATAGGAATCAAAGAATCCAACACTTTTAAACCGGTTTGAAGAGGGGTATCAACAGGTTTCCTAGTTACAACACCCATAGCCTTTCTTTCGATAGGATAAAAATCCTTGGTATTTATTTCACCCTTCCCATCCAAAGGCATACCTAAAGGATTAACCACTCTACCTAACATCTTTTCTCCGACAGGTACTTCTATTATTCTGTTGGTTCTAACTAATTTGTCTCCTTCCTTTATTCCTTTGTAATCCCCCAAGGTTATTATACCAACGTTATCTTCTTCTAAATTCATAGCTATACCGTAGACCTTTTCACCTTCAGATGTTTCTATTTCAACCAATTCGTTGGTCATGATATCCTTTAAACCGTAAGCCCTAACGATACCATCGCTTACCTGCATTACCCATCCTATTTCTTTTATCTCTCCACTTTCATAACTTTTTATACGTTCTTCTATTACTTTTGTCAACTCATCTGGATTAACTCTCAAATATTTTCACCTCCACCAACTGGGGCATAGGCGGATTGAATGTTCTGTAAAAATCCCTTTACGGAGAAATCAAAAAACTTATCCCCGATGTATAACTGTAATCCACCTATAAGATCTTCTTTGAATTCTGTTACTAACTTAATTTCTCTTCCTGTTTTATTATGAATTGCCTGCTTAATTTGATTTATCACTTTATTAGTCGTCCTACTCGGAAGTATAAGCCGCACTTCTACAACTTTTTCTCTCTCTAAACTCTCTTGATACAAAATAAGAGACATAAAAGGGATCAAATTTTGACGCCTTTTATCAACTAAAGCTTCCAAAAACTGAATAAAAATCGTATCTTCAAATTCTGATACCTCTTTCATCCTTGTAACTATATGTTTTGTAGGAACCAACGGACTATAAACCAAATCTCTAAGAGTTTCACTACTATCGAGAGCTTTTTTTAACCTTTGAAACGCTTCTACGTACTCATCTAATCTAGAAATTTCACCCTTCTTTTCCAAAGTATTCAAAAGGGCTTGGGCATACTTTGAAGCCAAAAAATAAGAAGCTTTCATCACAATTCTCCTTTGTCTTTTAAACTGTTTATAGCCCTTCTTATCAACTCTTCGTTCTTCTTTTTATCGATCTGTTCCTTTAATATCATAGAAGAAATAGCAACAGCTAGAGAAACTATTCTCGATTGTAATTCTCTTGCTGCACTTTCTTTAATATCCTCAGCCTCTTTTTCTGCTTTGGCTAAAATAATTTTCCTCTGCTCTTCAGCCTCTTGTTGAGCAGACTTTACTATGGATTTGGCTTGTTCATCAGCATTCGCCAAAATTTCGCGTCTTTTATCGTCCGCTTCAGCCAACTGCTTATCCAACTCTTCTTTCTTTGATTGGGCTTCTAACCTCAATTTTTCCGCTTCGTTTAAATTCTTTTCTACTTCTTTTTTTCTTTTATCTGTTATATCAAAATACGGCTTGTACAACAACCTGTACATAAGAAACATAAAAGCCAGAAAACCTACTAGATTTACTATTGATGTTAAGTTAAAAGATATCATACTCTCACCTCTTTGGGGGGAAACTAAAAATTCTCAGCAAAATAAACACTTAAGGAAGAACAAACAACAAAATCAAAGCAACAACCAAAGAATAAAGACCGGTTGACTCTGTAACCGCCATTGCCAATAACATCCTCGTTGTTAAATTCCCACTCATCTCCGGCTGCCTTGCCATAGCGTCCATTGCGTGCGCACCAACGTTACCTTCTCCAACACCAGGACCTATAGCTCCTATTCCCATTGCAACGCCTGCTCCCAATAACTTTCCTAAATAATATAAACCCCATCCAATGGAACCACCTTCAGAAACTAAATTTTGAAGCATAGTAGATAAATCCATCTTTTTCTCCTCCTTAAACTAGTTTTTTCAGATTTAATAAATTTTGTTTTATTCTAATAAAGAACCAATATACGCAATAGTTAACAAAGCAAAAACAAAGGCCTGAATGAGCCCAATAAACCAACCAAAAAAACCCCATAAGAAAACAGGCAAAAGAAAATATTTCAGCATATAACTAATAATCAAAACCAATATCCCTCCACCCATGACGTTACCAAATAACCTTAATGAATGGGAAATTGGTTTAGCTAATTCACTTATTATGTTAATAGGGAACAACAACGGGTTTGGCTCAAAGAAAGATTTAAGCCATCTCAGCACACCTTTGGACCTTGCAGCAAAAAAATGACTAACTACTAAAACCATCAAGGCATATGTAAGATTCACATTTAAATCGGAGGTAGGTGTGTACCAGGTATTTGTGAATAATTGTACATTCAACCCATTTTCAACAGGCACAACATCAATTCCAGGTATTCCTCCAAGCACGTTTGAAACGGCTATATACAGAAAAAAGCTCATAGCTATAACGAAAGTTTGTTTCCTATACTTAGGATTGGGAACAGAATCTTCCACCATTTCCCAAAAATAATCAAAAAAGGTTTCTACAGCAGCCTGTAAGCCTCCCGGGATTCGCTCAAAATGTATGCTCCTTGCAATTAAAATCAACAGAAACATAATCCCAAATGACATAATTAGAGTCATGGGGTTCAATTGACCAAAGAACCCTCCATCACCAAAATAAACTATCCATCTATCCCCAACACCTTCTAAACTCATGTCAAAAACGAAAAAATTAATTAATCCCAAAACTATATAAGCACCAAAAAGAAAGATGGTAAATTTCTTCAATCTATCGTTCGTCAAAAGAACACCTCCTCCAACTAATTACCACACTTATTTATACGATAAAAACGGAACAATCTTCAAATTAATCAAACCCACAAAAGCCAACAAAAGGGCATATGCTGAATTAACGGCAGCGATTCCCAATATCACACCATACAAAAGATACCTCATAAAAAAACCTGGTAAGATCTTCTTTGGTTTTGAACCAACCGTCATTTTTTTAATCTCTTCGGCAAGTGAATAAAAACCTATAACCGCTCCAATTCCTCCCCACAACACCCAAAGAGCTTCTAAAGAAAAGAATAAAGAAAGAACAAAGGTCTCAACCAGAATTATCGCCATTGTTTTCATCTCTATCTCTTTCAGCTTTTTTTTCAGCTCTTTCATACTTCTCTACCTCTTTCAAAAGCTCCCTTATTCCAGAATATAATCCGGAAATTATTCCTAAAAACATCAATAAAACCATCCATATTTGCTGGTCGGTAAAACTGTATAATATATATCCTATCAAAAGACCAACAAATATATTTGACAGAACTATTACAGCAAAATAAATGATCATGTTCAAATGACTAAGTGAACGTAGATCGTGTTTTTTCAAGATAATACCTCCAAAAAACAACCATAAACAATTATACTATTTATTTGCCAAAATTTCAATTATTTTAAAATATTGGGGGCGCGGAGTGGGGAGCGGGGGAAGGACGCTATAACGACTTTTATAAAGACAATAAAAAATTATTGAGAGGAGACGACCAACTAGTACGCCTCCCAATTTTTTAAAATATAAAACCTAGATATTTCCTCAAAAACATTAATTAGAAAATGTAAAACTCTTTCTCAGCAACAATGGTTCACCATTTTTCTGTTCAATGGTCACAATCACTTCCCATTCTCCAACATCCAAAACTTCGTTAATTTCCACCCCTATTGAAGGATAAGTAAACGCTTGTGTGACCATTTCCCCTTTAGCTGGCACCTTTAAAAACAAATCTATAAAGATTTGAAAGTTATCTCTGTTTATACTGATATCATTCAAAGAAAGATTGTACCCTCCTGTTCTCTTTTCGCCTGCACTAATACAAACAACAAACGGAACTCCAGTTACATTGTTAACTACAATATCATCTTTTTTGATTATAACAACAGGTGTTTGACTCTTGTAATAACAATCTACAACCTTATAATTCTCCATACCTTCTCCTTTGTCAAAGGTGTTAGCTTCTATAGGCTTTTTTTCTATTCCTACTCCTTGAGCAGGTTCTTGAATAACTTCATGTTTAACCCCTGCTTCATTTTGCAATGGTGGGGATAATAAGAAAAACACAGAACCAACCGCCAAAGCGGTCAAGGAAATTACTAAAATTATCTGAGTTTTAGTCATTTTTAAAAATCTCCTCAATTGAAAATCAGATGTTTCTTTTAACAACATAAACTTAGAAAATAGTCCAAGGTATTCCTAATCCTCCATATTCATCAATAAATCCTGTACCTTCTTGGTTAACTGGTATTTCAACCGGAATAGATTCATTGTTTATTTGTATTTCTCCTCTTATACCGAATTCTTCTTCAGGAATCGTTCCCACGTACTCATAAGCTAAATAATAATGGCCGCTTTCATCGATATCTGGCAACAGATCAATGCTAATTTCTGCATTACTCGTAAATTCGAATGTTTTTATTGGAGTTTCATAAGAATCTAATAAAGATATTGTAAGTGTTCCAGCAAACGAAAGATCAGTTGTTAAATCTGTTTTGAATTGAGTTGTTTCAAATTCTTGCGTATAGGTTGTTACATTACTAACTTCGACCACTCCTGAATAACTTAATTCTTCTTCCATCCTATAATTTGGTGCAAAGTAATACAGATACTCAGGTCCCCCAATAATTATTTCATAATCTCCTGGTTCAATTCCGGCAAATAATTCAGTTCCATCGTTAGAAGTTTTCCCGTAATATCTTTTGCTCGTTTCTTTACTTTCTAAAGTTATAAAAACACCGGGCAAAGGGTTACTACTTCTTTTAGATATCGCCTTAACAACCAAATTCCCTGCTTCGTAATCAGCTGGATTAAGATCCAGACTTGCAGAACTAATTCTTCCATAGCCGGCAGAGGTATCGTAACCATCCTCATCAATATCCACTGCTCCCTCTTCTATCATCTTTCTTATCTGGTACACATTGGCGTCTGGATATTCTTCTTTAATTAAGGCAGCTAAGGCAGAAACATATGGGCATGCCATCGATGTTCCGGCCCAATAAGCGAACGGTTCACCAACGACTCCATCACTTACAGCTAACCTAACAGGAATAGATGAAATGACATTGTTCCCTGGTGCCGCAACAGATACGTATTCCCCTCGTGATGAGAAATCAGTTATCTCATCTAGTGCATCACTTGCTGCAACGCCTATAACTCCCGTAAAAGCAGAAGGATAGTGCCAAAATTGGTCGGTTGTGTCGTTACCAGAAGAGGCAACAACAACTACGTCATTTGTAAGAGCATAATCAAAGGCATCTTTTAGGATGTTTGAATATCCTCCGCCTCCCCAACTGTTCGACAAAACATCTGCTCCATGATCTACAGCCCAAACTATTCCGTCGGCAACTGCATAATCACCAATGTAACCAGGGTTAAATATTCTAATAGGCATTATCTTTGCATCAGGAGCTAATCCTACTACGCCCTGACCATCATCTTTTGCGGCTATTATGCCCGCTGTGTGGGTACCGTGCCCATCAGAGTCATAATCAATTGCTGGATCAATCGTTACGCCCAAATAAGGATCATACCCTTCCACCAATTGATCCACTAGATCAGGGTGTGTTCCATCCGTTCCTGTGTCTAATAACCCTACAATTACGCCTTCACCTGTAGCTTTTTCCCACGCGGATTCTGCGCCAATCTTTTTTAGGGCGTATTGTTTATCCTTGTAATCTGGATAACCTTCCTCTACTTGATTCAATGTGCTACTTCCCATTTCTTTTTGGGTTTTAGAATCTGTGCTTTTAATAACTGGTATTTCCCTGTCTGTATAGTTTGGCTCAACGTATCTGATACCTTCTATCTTTTTCCCTTTCAGTATTTCAAAAGCCTTTTCTACATCCATAACATTGGTGTCTAACTTTAACAACACTGCTTTGAGTTCAGGAATTTCTTTTTCAACAGTGGCTCCTTTGAAATTCTTCAATATTTCATCTAAATTAGCATCGTTTTGGTACCCCACAATTAGCTCATCATTGTTAAATTTCCTACCTGAAAGTTCTTTAAAAGAAGGTAAATAACTTTCAGAACCTGAAAAATCGGTTTCTGAAATATCGTTATTTACTAAATCAGTTGTGTTCAACTTCATACAACCAGAAATAATAAACGTTAGCAAAACAACTCAACCAATTATTATTGAATAACGCTTTTTCATATCCACTTAACCCCCTTTCTTAATTACCTGTAGTAAATTCGTTGTGCATCTCAGGCATTACACCACCTAAAGGATCTATACCCCATCCGTAATCAATAGCTATCGAGTATGCAACACTATCTGAGTCATAAGAAACAGCGTATGCATAATCTACTCCCCAATCGTATATTTTGGCGGGTTCTAACTTATCGTATTCATAGGAATATATTCCATCTGGCAAGTATAAGAACCAACTCAAATTATCATATTCAGAGCTTCCTTCACTTCCAAGGAACGTGACAGAAACTTCTTCAGCTCCTAAAGTTATAAAATCGTACAGGATAACATCTGTTCCTTCTAAAATACCTGGAAGTATATAATTCTCACTTTGTACTAAGTCGTATATCCACATCGTATAGTAATATTCCACCTCAGATTCAGGAGAAGTGAGTTCTTTTGTCGGTTCCCAAACAAAGGTGGGTTGCCTTGAAACGCCTTTTTCTCTGTCAGCAGGAGATTTTAAATTGACGTTAAAGCTATCAAGTGGAACAACAGAGCCTAATTCAACAAGTGTACTTTCTCCGTTTTCTGTATAAGAACTCACCGCATACCATACCTCTTTATTAGGTGCATTTTGTTCTGAAGGATCTAAGAAATAACCATATTCTGAAACACCGATTTTTGTGTAATGAATTCCATCAAAAGATCTGTAAATATTGTAACCATCTGGTTTTATAAATTCATCATAATAGATAAACCCTTTTCGCAGAGCATCATAGTAATCATACCAATTTACCTCAATCCACAAATTTGAGCTTTCTGGGACCGAGTCTAATTCATCTACGAAATCTTTTAATTCAAGATATTTAACCAAAATGTTGTTGCTCCTAAAATCATCATTCAACCTTTGGGTAAATGTTTCTGCCTGAGTCGTAGTAATTTCTTCTTTTATAGTATAAGAAATAATTGAACTCTCCCCTGAAAGTAAAGGATTTATTGGTTTAAAAAGAACACGCTCATTTGTTTTAGGTAAACACCCAGTCAAAACAAATAACAAAATGGATATTAATCCTACATAATAAAACTTTTTCATAATATTGCTTCTCCCCAATTTCGACATTATCTATATTATCTTTAAAACTAACCTCAATCTTTTAATATTTCTTTTTTCCCTTACCAAAATCTAGGACAGTTAATTTACGAGAAAAATGCCCTTTTTTCTTTAATAATATAATTATATCACCTATACTCCAACACGCACGAAAGTTTTACATTTTTATTATTTTTTTATTGCAATTTTTAATGAAGTTAGAATTAATTATTTTACTTGTTCGTATCCTTTTTCCTTTTAAAAAATCAACTCATAAACGATATTTTATAGTATAATATCAATGAAAACAACCAAAGGAGTTGTGGATATGTCAAAAAAGCTTTTGAAGAATGCGTATGTTTTAATTAGTGCTGATGATGATGTAGAAAAATTTGATATATTAATAGACGAAGATGAGATCGAAGACTTACTTGTACCAGGTGATTCAACCGAGGTGAATTTGGGAGATGTGGACGAATACGATCTATCTGGAAAATTGATCATCCCAGGATTTATTAACACCCATAGCCATTCAGTTATGTCTTATTTTAGAGGTATTGCCGATGATTTATCACTTAACGATTGGTTGTTCAAAGAAATGCTACCAAGAGAGGACTTTTTGGAAAGTGAAATGTCTTATTATGGCACTTTAGTTTCTATTTTAGAGATGATTTCTAATGGAATAACTACTTTTGTTGACATGTATATGTTTACTGATGAGATAGCTAAGGCTGCATATGATTTAGGGATTCGGGCATATATCTCAAGAGGGCTATCTTTTGATACCGACGAGGGTTGGAATAGAAGGATAAAAGAAAATATCGAAACGTTTGAAAAATACAATGGATTGGATAACAGGATTTACATAGGCTTTGGGCCTCATGCCCCTTACACCGTTCCTATGGATAAATTAAAAGAAGTAGCTGAAATTGCAAAAAAGTATAATACTCACATTCAGATTCATCTGTTAGAATCAGCAAATGAAAGGGAGCAGTACAATCTTTTAGAGGTTGAAAATACGGGTTTATTCGATCTTCCTACGATAGCTGCTCACTGTGTGCATGCTGATGAAAAAGATATCGAAGTTCTTTCAAGGAACGAAGTGAATGTGGCTTATAACCCTGTTAGTAATATGAAGTTGGGTAATGGGATCGCTCCCATAGTGGATATGCTTGATAAGAATATAAACGTTACTTTTGGTACGGATGGTTGTGCAAGCAACAACTCTTTGAACTTTTTCAACGAAATGAAGTTTGGAGGTATATTGCAGAAATACAAGTATGGTCCTGATAGATTTTCAGTAGAACAGATTTTGAGGATGAGCTGGGAAAACGGAGGTTTTGCATTAGAAAAAAATATCGGGAGGTTAGAACCTGAGTTCAAAGCAGATTTGGTTGTTTTAGATATGGATTCTTTTGAGTTTTTACCTAATGATTTATCAAGGTTAAAGTCTCATATAGTTTATTCTGCAAATCCTAAGAATGTTTTTGCAACGATGGTAGCAGGGAAGTTCTTGTACTACGATGGAGAATTTTTAACTTTAAAAGAAGAAAAGGAGCAAATATATGAGAAATTCCATAGCTTTTACAAAAGGATCGAAGATAAGTATAATAATAGCGATCATTCTGATAGCCATAACGACGATAGGGATATCTAAACCCATCGATGATTACATAGAGTTTTCTCCTAAAGGTTATGAAGATATAAGTAGGATAGTAACCAGAAACGGGACGATAATAAACACAACCGTCCCAGACAATGGCGAACATTTGGAGTTGAAATTTAAAAATGATGATGATTTGTACGAGGTTCACGTCGTTCATTTCAAGAATCCATTCACTTTGATGAATTTTTGGTATAGTTTTGTGAGTGATTATTCTGATGGTTTAACCGCTAGTTTTTCTGCTATTCCTCTTATTTACGGTGAGTACAATGGTGAGTATATGGATATGTATCTTAGTGCTTGGTATAGAGGAGTGAACAACTTATTTTTTGCTGTTTACGGGCCAAAAAGAAGCGTGATAAATGACTTGAAACTTCAGTTGAATAGATGGTGATTTTGTTGGATTTGTATAATAGGTTGAGCGAGTACTTTAAAAATAGATACGGCGAAAGGGTGCAAAGGTTACCAATCAACGCTGGATTCACTTGCCCAAATAAAACAGGCGTGAAAGGTAAGGGTGGTTGCATTTATTGCGATTTAA contains:
- the atpD gene encoding F0F1 ATP synthase subunit beta; translation: MQDQKGKIISVIGPVVDVKFPEGQLPNVYDALKVKNEYSGEELVLEVEQLIGDDTARCVAMDSTDGIKRGQEVINTQEPIKVPVGEATLGRMINLLGKPIDEKGEVKGEEYWSIHRDPPSLNEQDTSIEILETGIKCIDLLAPFPRGGKIGFFGGAGVGKTVLVMELIRNIVKEHQGISVFAGVGERTREGNDLWLEMQETGVIDSTALVFGQMNEPPGARFRVPLTALAVSEYFRDKQKKDVLLFIDNIFRFVQAGSEVSALLGRMPSAVGYQPTLASEMGQLQERITSTRDGSITSVQAIYVPADDFTDPAPATTFAHLDANLNLSRKQSELGLYPAVDPLDSTSKMLDPNVVGQEHYSVARQVKEVLQRYEDLQDIIAILGIEELSEEDRQVVNRARRIQRFLTQPFFVAERFTNYSGKYVNIEDTIKGFKEILEGKHDDLPEGAFYMVGTIEEAVEKAKKMNE
- the atpG gene encoding ATP synthase F1 subunit gamma, translated to MSRGNLRAIKRRIASTESTMQITRAMQMVAAARLNKIQRQWKGVKDYSNYAERILKKVPFIEENFYTQNGEGSLVFVITPDMGLAGSFPSDLTREALMAKSKLEDFKGYFVLGAKGYSGLKSETVLEKEISLFDIPKVDHAEYLLEIIFQIMGNKGISKVKVVYGELKNALIQLPKTYDLLPITKDKFEIDARYEYEPEEEKVFEDAAYQYLLSKMYLFLFETKLSELHARQNAMKNATDNAHDLIEELNLEYNKQRQASITQELIEIVNGANMQ
- the atpA gene encoding F0F1 ATP synthase subunit alpha produces the protein MRVNPDELTKVIEERIKSYESGEIKEIGWVMQVSDGIVRAYGLKDIMTNELVEIETSEGEKVYGIAMNLEEDNVGIITLGDYKGIKEGDKLVRTNRIIEVPVGEKMLGRVVNPLGMPLDGKGEINTKDFYPIERKAMGVVTRKPVDTPLQTGLKVLDSLIPIGRGQRELIIGDRQTGKTAIAIDTIINQKGKDVFCIYVSIGQKSSSLARTIDNLEKYGAMDYTVVVAADASDPASLQYIAPYAGAAIGEYFMFNGKDALVIYDDLTKHAAAYREISLLLRRPPGREAYPGDIFYLHSRLLERASRLNEKHGNGSLTALPIIETQANDISAYIPTNVISITDGQIYLETGLFNAGIRPAVNIGLSVSRVGGAAQTKAMKKVAGSLKLDLAQYRELESFTQFSADLDESTKKQLTKGEKLTELMKQPQYSPMEIEEQVAVIYAANEGYLDQIPTDRIGDFERQFLTYLRENYIESLNKIKENKDITDEIKKELNEAISKFLNVFK
- the atpH gene encoding ATP synthase F1 subunit delta, translating into MKASYFLASKYAQALLNTLEKKGEISRLDEYVEAFQRLKKALDSSETLRDLVYSPLVPTKHIVTRMKEVSEFEDTIFIQFLEALVDKRRQNLIPFMSLILYQESLEREKVVEVRLILPSRTTNKVINQIKQAIHNKTGREIKLVTEFKEDLIGGLQLYIGDKFFDFSVKGFLQNIQSAYAPVGGGENI
- the atpF gene encoding F0F1 ATP synthase subunit B — translated: MISFNLTSIVNLVGFLAFMFLMYRLLYKPYFDITDKRKKEVEKNLNEAEKLRLEAQSKKEELDKQLAEADDKRREILANADEQAKSIVKSAQQEAEEQRKIILAKAEKEAEDIKESAARELQSRIVSLAVAISSMILKEQIDKKKNEELIRRAINSLKDKGEL
- a CDS encoding F0F1 ATP synthase subunit C, giving the protein MDLSTMLQNLVSEGGSIGWGLYYLGKLLGAGVAMGIGAIGPGVGEGNVGAHAMDAMARQPEMSGNLTTRMLLAMAVTESTGLYSLVVALILLFVLP
- the atpB gene encoding F0F1 ATP synthase subunit A translates to MTNDRLKKFTIFLFGAYIVLGLINFFVFDMSLEGVGDRWIVYFGDGGFFGQLNPMTLIMSFGIMFLLILIARSIHFERIPGGLQAAVETFFDYFWEMVEDSVPNPKYRKQTFVIAMSFFLYIAVSNVLGGIPGIDVVPVENGLNVQLFTNTWYTPTSDLNVNLTYALMVLVVSHFFAARSKGVLRWLKSFFEPNPLLFPINIISELAKPISHSLRLFGNVMGGGILVLIISYMLKYFLLPVFLWGFFGWFIGLIQAFVFALLTIAYIGSLLE
- a CDS encoding ATP synthase subunit I, with amino-acid sequence MKELKKKLKEIEMKTMAIILVETFVLSLFFSLEALWVLWGGIGAVIGFYSLAEEIKKMTVGSKPKKILPGFFMRYLLYGVILGIAAVNSAYALLLAFVGLINLKIVPFLSYK
- a CDS encoding AtpZ/AtpI family protein gives rise to the protein MKKHDLRSLSHLNMIIYFAVIVLSNIFVGLLIGYILYSFTDQQIWMVLLMFLGIISGLYSGIRELLKEVEKYERAEKKAERDRDENNGDNSG
- a CDS encoding protease complex subunit PrcB family protein, with translation MTKTQIILVISLTALAVGSVFFLLSPPLQNEAGVKHEVIQEPAQGVGIEKKPIEANTFDKGEGMENYKVVDCYYKSQTPVVIIKKDDIVVNNVTGVPFVVCISAGEKRTGGYNLSLNDISINRDNFQIFIDLFLKVPAKGEMVTQAFTYPSIGVEINEVLDVGEWEVIVTIEQKNGEPLLLRKSFTFSN
- a CDS encoding S8 family serine peptidase, producing the protein MKLNTTDLVNNDISETDFSGSESYLPSFKELSGRKFNNDELIVGYQNDANLDEILKNFKGATVEKEIPELKAVLLKLDTNVMDVEKAFEILKGKKIEGIRYVEPNYTDREIPVIKSTDSKTQKEMGSSTLNQVEEGYPDYKDKQYALKKIGAESAWEKATGEGVIVGLLDTGTDGTHPDLVDQLVEGYDPYLGVTIDPAIDYDSDGHGTHTAGIIAAKDDGQGVVGLAPDAKIMPIRIFNPGYIGDYAVADGIVWAVDHGADVLSNSWGGGGYSNILKDAFDYALTNDVVVVASSGNDTTDQFWHYPSAFTGVIGVAASDALDEITDFSSRGEYVSVAAPGNNVISSIPVRLAVSDGVVGEPFAYWAGTSMACPYVSALAALIKEEYPDANVYQIRKMIEEGAVDIDEDGYDTSAGYGRISSASLDLNPADYEAGNLVVKAISKRSSNPLPGVFITLESKETSKRYYGKTSNDGTELFAGIEPGDYEIIIGGPEYLYYFAPNYRMEEELSYSGVVEVSNVTTYTQEFETTQFKTDLTTDLSFAGTLTISLLDSYETPIKTFEFTSNAEISIDLLPDIDESGHYYLAYEYVGTIPEEEFGIRGEIQINNESIPVEIPVNQEGTGFIDEYGGLGIPWTIF